Within the Molothrus aeneus isolate 106 chromosome 1, BPBGC_Maene_1.0, whole genome shotgun sequence genome, the region CTGAGAGAACTGGAGAGAGAACAAAGCTGGGTTTTTGATTTTAGGGGGTTGTTTTTTCTCCAGTAATACTAAAGAACAATGGAAGGATGAGTTCTATTAACTTAAAATGTGGAACAATATAAGAATCAAATTTTTTTATAAACCTTTTGAAAGCTGATATTGCCTTTATTGAAGAACTTTACTGTGAACAAAAATGTATCTAGAGAaacttaaatattaaaaataaataaaccaataATTTAATCATAAATAATAAAGGGAAAAGTAATAATGCTCTGTAATTTTAGTTAAATTTTAGATTACCTGTGAAGAAACCTAAACACAAGCCTAAGAAACACTTTGCTCACTTTTCCGAAACAATGACAATGTAAAAACTAAAATCATTGGTAGTCCATCCTTTGGCTTTGCAAAATAGAAGAACAAGGTAAAGTATTAAGATTTCTTTATACAAAATATTGTGTATTTAAATGTTTCATATTATTTTGTGTATGCCTATGTGTACAtacatgcaaaaatattttatccctCTTTGAGCAAAAacacataaatataaaaaaatcttctgagCCATGATTAACATCCATTTACCCTAGGCTACTGAAATGATGGTGAAAATAGGGGTACCAAAATGCATTTAGCAATGTTTCTTATGTCCTGTAATTACAAGCACAAAACACTGCAAATtgaatagaaaattattttttcctcagaattAGCCCATATGCACAGGTCCTGAATTGAATCGTCCTTGCTCTCCAAAGGTTTCACTATGCAGTTTTAAATATTACATAACTATTATGATTAACATGGTAATAATTTTCTCAAGTTTATATTGCCAAAATCTCTATTAGAGATGCAAAAGTCAtgtgaaaataggaaaattattaaaagtagtGGAACTTGTAGACATCTCATATACAAAAAGGCAACCTCTACTTCCCTCTAAGGCAAAATATGTGCATCAAAATCTCTGCAGAGCTTGCAGGGCAAAGAAATTGATATTTTCAAGGAGagattttcagagatttttttaaacaaaaccagtcTTCTTTCCAACATTTTGAAACAAGCTTCCATTATAGATAGCTTTCATTAGGatattttgcattaaattaagtattttatttctatttgtcATGGCTTAACTCCAGATGTAATCTCAGCCCCATGCAATTGCTTCTTCACTCACTGGTGGGGTGGTGAGGAGAATTGGAAGAGTGATAAAATTCATGGATTTAATAGCtcaagcaaaagcagcacacataaacaaagcaaaacaaggaattcattcacccCTTCCCATGGGCAAGCAGGCATTCAGCCATCCCCACGGAAGCATGGCTCCATCACACGTAACGCTgccttgggaagacaaacaccatcccTCCAGCCTTATTCTTCATCACTCCTCATTATTTTTCCCACAGCTTTACACCCCAGCCATGATGCCATTTAGCATGGTATGGGGTCAGCTGGGACCAGCTGatctggctgtgtcccctcccagcctcctgtgAACCCCCGGCCTCCTtgctggtggggtggggtgagagCCAGAAAAGgtcttggctctgtgcaagcacTGCCCAGCTACAATGAAAACTTCCCTGAACTATCAACTTTTTTCAGTAGAAATCAAAACCACCTACTATGAAGCAAATTAACTGCAGCCCagtcaaaaccagcacagcattagatttatatttttcctaaCAATGAGACAAATCATAAGCTAAAGGGGAGTTCCTAGAACATAAACCAGTAGAAGCAAAAATCTTGtttaaaagatgttttctaAACCTATGACTTCTAAAGTTCAAATCTCCCCTTGGTCtacagaccttttttttttcttggtattaCAGGCAAAACTTAAacaaaaaattcattattttttatttcccaacTTGCAAACTGTGACTTACAGAAGTGTAGGAGAGTTTTGAAGTTCCTACACTCTAAATGATGGGGGGGGGGTTAAATTTTCATgaacacaaagcagaaaaaatgatATTATAACATATCAATATTTGTGAAAAACTAATGGAGACAAATGTAAATATAACTTGTGTGATACTGTGCAATACTTCTTCAATAATTACTTATCAGAACTAAAGAGGCatcagaaaagtgaaaaaaagaatgaaCAGGAATGTGTCTTGAGTACTTTGACAAGTGgcataaagaaaacaagaaataaaaatgaaaagatgaAAGCTAACCTACTTTAAAATAGTTATGacagcttgcttttctttattttttaagagttGTTTAAACTGCTTATTTATAATTGAGCCTTTCAAATACACATGATTTGTTAGAGTAATATGTACTTCAgctttgtctctctctctttctgtcttcaGATTGACTGCTATTTGAAGGCCTTATTTTATATGGCTGAACTAATGCTATTGCACAAATTGCCACCTTTTCAAGGCTGTGATTTCAACCTGCCTGAAGACTGCCACTTTAGCACCACaataaaaaataccttttgTATAACAACTCTCTTCCTTTTAGGAAGAATAATGAAACAAAGCAACATAAAAAGGCACAACCATCCCTTTTCCCAGAAGAGTCAAGCTCTGGGGACATCTCCTCCCCTCTCACCTTCCAGagtttcagagctgctgcactgacACGGGCACGGCAGCacgcagctgctgcagcactgctccccCCAGCACACCCTGTCctgcccctgggctctgcagacagctgtccccaaagccaaCCTCGCTATTCTGTGGGGTTTTCCAACACCCACACCAACTCCCCAGTTGCACTGGGGCTCCTTTtctgcttcccctgcccagctttCCAGGGTCCCATGGAgcttcctcctcttttctctcccagtttCCTCACTGGAGGCAGGTGACACCTCCTTCAATAAAATAGTCCCTGTGGGAGAACACAGGGATTTGGATACTTCAGGTGACTCCCTGGAGTGCAAGGTTGCATGTCTACACTGACCCCAGTGTGCATATCCCAGATTTTATCCATATATTAGGCTAAAAGTGGTTGCCTTCAGTGCTCTTAGATGTCCAGGTCATGTCTGCCTAGCTGTGAGGTTTTGAGTTTATGTTGTAATTACCCAGTCAGAGAACCAATTTTAACTTGGCAAAAGATCCTACACTTCAATTCTTGTTGTTCATACAAAGGtcactctttaaaaaaattaatcaaaatttcACTCCCCCTAACCTGTATGAGAAGATGTTTAATTAAGTATTTTTGACTAATAGCCAGCTATCTTCAGCATGGATGTCCACTTTCACTGTCTTGACTCTGGCCTAATGGAGATGGTCAGCTTATTCCTTGCCAGAACAATTATTATATCAACTACCAACTTCCCTTTTGCTTTCCATTCAACTGCATCCTATAAAATTAGGCTAATTCTTAGTCAAACTAAGCTAAAACAGAGAGAACTGTTTTGTGCACTTGACggcttttatttaaataataagcTAATACAAAGTTCTCATAATACAGACAAGACCCAGAGAAAAATCTTGAATAGGAAGCAGAATTTCATCCTCATCCAGATACAGAGTTATCCTTGCTACAGTTGACTTGAGGGGGATCAGAGGAGAGAAACTTGGAGCTGTATTTTTATACTGAgttttttctgtgaataaacAGAATTTCAGTCTCCAGGACCTTACATGGTACAGCATACAGTAGaaaatttctcattaaaaatattgttaGAAGCTGCCTTCAGATGACAGATTTTCATTATTCTCTCTCCTAGTTCAGACTTCactgaagaaaacaacaaacattTCTTACATATCTGTTATCTACATTTGGACTGCAACATATTGCAATTTGATTCTATGACATTAATGAAGTGGTCAGGTGCCAGTTCTGCAAGGGTCCTAATGTCCGATACAATTAATCACTTAATATCCCTACAAATCTGTCTAAACAGAGACTGAAGTAAAATAAAGGAGGGTGTTTAATTCTTTGCCCAGTAGGCTAGGATGAGCTGCATTTTGTTGTTACGAAAGTGCTCTGAGGCTTTGCCCTTCTTGCTACAGAGCAGTGTCTTGAACCATCACCTCCAGCTGATGATCCGTGTTCTATGTAACCAGGGGTGGGAGAGGGAGAGCTCTGACAAAGAGAGCCCTGCATGCTGAAGATCTCAGATTTTGTTCCAGAGTTTCATCATGTAACACATGAAAATGTCAGAACCATAAATTggcttttctctgctctttaCCACAGACATAGCATTGCCTTCCCAAGGCCcttattttcttctgccttgCTCTAGccacaagcagctgctgctgaacagcAATGCTCACAGGCTTTTGAGCTCAAAGGTAGGTCCATCATTTTAAGTTGTTCTTCTGCCATCAGCAATGGGGTGTACTGGTTGCTCACCTCAAGTCAGGGTTTAAACTACATAAggcataaaatattttaggttTAGACATGGCAAAGATtaaattctttactcagaggtAATGAGATGGTAGTTTGAAAGGAAGTAATTATTAGCAGTCAGTTAATGAGAAAAGTCAATCTTAACTCCTTAGGAATTTGTCTAGAAATCCCCTAGCAATAtggaatttcattttattagtGCAAACTATGGAAAAGTTTGACTTTTTCATATCCTTCAAAACTTATGTCTTGTATTTTAAAGTTTCTGAGAATTATTTAGTTGGTGAACATCTGACTGGAAGACATGATGCAATttcaagagaaatattttttttaaattagacaGGAGTCAATACTTTTTAATAGCAACAACCCAGCAGCCAAAGGAGTCTAGCACCTGCATCCTCCTGGGGAGCAATTTAAGTATTTGGGTTCTCACAATTAACAGGTGCTCATAAAGGTATTTAACTATGCAACATTAGTACCCAGCAGATTTTCATTGCTCTCTTGAGTACCGATATTGCACGGATACCAtttcaatggggaaaaaaaccaaccaaaacaaaacctgaaaattatACCTAGCCTAAAAATTTCAGATAGAGTGCCAAATATGTTGCAAAATCCAGCCATGGTCAGGAGTAGGGCACAGTGGATGTTGAAGTGCTACTGTGGCAGAGGGTTAGTGCAGCTGGCGCTGTTCTGGAACATCTGTAAAgcaaaattcagaaaagaagATTATACTGATATGTCATCTAATgcagcttaaaaataaataactacataaataaataacctTTTGGACTCCAAGCCCTTGCTTAGATCCTGAACAAAAGTACCCCTAGCTTTTCTTGTGCATTTCTGTCCCAACACTACTGCAGCAGTCATTTCATAACAGACCATGCTgtcctgtttttatttttgtatcaaAGAAGTATAAAGGAGAAAAACGCAACTATATTTAACTTCAGAACTGTCCATCAGCCATGCAAAAGCACAGGTAGGTATTTCAACTAGTAAACCGCGTACCACTTCGCTGCTAGGGCAGGCTGGCAGGGGAGCGCTAACGCACAGTACTGCGTGATGCTGCGGTGCGGGCAGCATCAGGCGGGCACACTGAACAAACGCTGCTCAGCCGCCCCTGCCCGCGCCCGGGGCGGGTCCGCAGGTGTGCcccggcagcggggccgcgTCCCGCTCACCGTGGGGAGAGCGCCCAAAGCCGCACCGGGCTGCAGCTCGCAGCTCGCGTCCCGAAACGACGCCCCTAACACCGCCAAAAGTTTCAGTCgccggcgggcggggccggccccCAGCGCGCCTGCCTTGCCCCGCTTCCCCGCCCGAGCGCCGCTCCGGGAgcgcggccgcggcggggcccTGCGGCAGAGCCGGGCTGCCCCCGCCCCGGACACCCTCCGGCGGCGGCAGGGGCGGGCAGGGCCGCTGCTCTGCCGCCCCCCGGCGGGCTCCGCGTCCCCGCCCTGCGCCCGCCCGCACCCGCGGCGTGGAGAGCGGCAGGGAGCGCGGCAGGGTGCGCCCCGTCCTGCCCGCCGGCCCCGGGGGCGCCCGGCCGCCATGTGAGAGCAGCGGGGCCCGCGGCGGAGCCCGtccccggggcggcggggccgcacCGGCTGCGGCCGCCGCGCCGCGCTGCGGGCTCGGCAGCTCTGCGGAGCCGAGCGGGCAGCAACAAGCCGCCCCGgccgcccgcggccccgccaTGGGAGCCGGGCGCGGGCAGACCCGAGCCGGCCCGAGCCGCCGCCAGGGCTGAGCGCGGCGCCACCGCAGGTACGGAGGTGGGAGGGAGGCACGGAGGCGTCGAGCCGGGCCACGGGGGAGCCGGACGGGCTGGGGAAGAGGCTGGCCCGGCTCCCTCACGGCTGCACCGGGAGGGGTcgggcggcgctgcccggcccTCTGGAAAGTTTGGGCGGGCGGCGCGGAGCCCCGGCTCCCTTgcagcggccgggccgggccgggcagcggTGCCGGGCGGGCGGAGCGCGGTGCCCCGCGATGCCGTCGCCGAGGGCAGGCGAGGCGGGCGGgtagggagagagagagaggctttTAAATGGCTTTGGGGAGCGGTACCGCGGAGGTGGGGTCGTGCCGGGAGGCTGCAGCGGCATTGCTTGTCGTGGCCGGAGTAGTGTACGtattttggtttgggggttttggtgttttttcccccGATTTGGCGTGCAGTGTTTCAGGGAGAGGAGCCGGGAGCGCTGCCTAACTCCTGGAGGATGTGGGTTAAATGAACCTTGGCTGCGGAAACTCGGAGCGGCTCTACCTTGCCTTTCGAACACGGGCGAGGAAGAGGTGGTGTTGTGTGATGGTTCGGGTAGTTCGGAAGGGAGGTAGTTTGTCTTTGCTCGCTTTAGTGTGCTTGGTTTTAGCTGTCTGTTACAGAAACGTGCTCGCTGGTAGGTATTTAAACAGAACCCAAACCAGCGTacttcagactgaaaaaaaggTTATTAAAAATCATCGTGTGTGCAGACAGTGACTAGCACTCAGCTGGGTAATTTCTGTTCCGGACCCTGCTAGATTTTGGGGACCTTCATTTAATTCGTGGGGCGTCCGTCCTCGTCACATGTTGTCAtttgaaagttaaaaataacCCCCCAAGCGCGCTGAGTTTTGCCTGCACCTGCCTTTGCCACCGCTGACTCCCCGGAGTTCTGCGCGGTGCTCTCTCGGAGCCGAAGACGCCCGGTCCGTGTCCGGAGCCCTGCTATTTATAAGAGTTGGCAGAgcgggggaggaggaggagggatgcagcagcaggCTGTTTGCCTTTTGCATAAACTACCGAGGCAGGTTGCATATTGTTTGAGATGTTGCATCGGTGGAGGCGAGGCGGGGTGCGGGGGGGAAGAAGTGCAGAAGCTGAAGTATTCCTAATCCTTCTTTTCCTAGGGAGTGTGGCTTTACGAAGCGCTTCCCTCCGATGTGAATGCAGTGTCCCCTGTGGGATGCAGTAGGTGATGCCCAGCTCTACTGCAATGGCAATTGGAGCTTTCTCTAGTTCTCTTCTCGTAACCTGCTGCCTCATGGTTGCCCTCTGTAGCTCCACCGTTCCCATACAAAAACTGGCCAAGGCTCAAGACAAACAGGAGATAAAAGCGAGCCAGGAAAAGAGAGATCACACGTCTGCAAGGGACAGCCAGACGGGTCCAGGGAAAATGAATGAGATCGGCAGGAGCGGGAGGGAGGAGGGTAGCAGGGACTGGAAGAGCAAAGGAAACAGGAACTACTCGAACAAGGAGTCTTGGACTAAGCAAAAGCAGGCTTGGAACAGCCAGGGGACAAGCAGTAAATCTGGGATCGTTCAAGTGCAAGAGCAAAGGGATGCTGCTCCTGAGGAACCTCAGGTGGCTGAAGATTCGTCTCTCCCAGCATCTGTTGCGAGCGTCACTCCCGAGCCCCCGGAGGAGTACGCCTATCCGGACTACCGCGGGAAGGGCTGCGTGGACGAGAGCGGCTTCGTCTATGCCATCGGGGAGAAGTTTGCGCCGGGCCCCTCCGCCTGCCCCTGCCTCTGCACTGAGGAGGGCCCGCTATGTATCCAGCCCGAGTGCCCCAGGCTCCACCCTCGCTGCATCCATGTGGACACCACGCAGTGCTGCCCGCAGTGCAAGGAGAGGAAGAACTACTGCGAGTTCCGAGGGAAAACCTACCAGACCCTAGAGGAGTTCATGGTAAGGAATGAAGCCAAAAGtctttttgtgggtttttctctTGTTTAAAGTGGTATTTTGGTCTTTAACTGTTTTCTCAGGGAGTGTTCTGtgtctctccctcctcttcacATCTTTGTGTTAATATTACTTCTTCAGTCCTGTAAAATATTCCCCTTAAACATGACCTTTCTTGCTCTATGGCACTCTAATATTTTTAAGTGAGGGTGCTGGTCTTTATTAATTCCTTTGGTATTTACAGTAAAAAATGCTACTTGGAAGGATGCTGCTCAGTGGTGTTATGGATTTTGTGAAAATTTTCAGCAATTTTCAGCAATTTGTTTCCTTATTTAACTATTAACTGTTAAACTTCTGCCTTGAAGGGATCAAGCAGGGATTTGTGGGCTGACTTCTATTCCTAGTAATCAGTTTGTGATGATCCCTTCTTTTGTAATagtcatttctttttcattattaactATTTAGGTAGTGTCGCCAAGATTGCATAATGTTTGCTTTCTGTGGATGACTATAGGCCTTCTTTTTAACAATAGCATAGTTTGCAGTCTTGATTGCAGTGATacctaaagaaaggacttgaaAAGCTTCATGTTCAGGGAAATCCTTTCAGACTAGGGTCTTTTTAGCATTATTGTGCAAGGTTGTTACCATTGAAAATGCAGGATGTTACAGTGCACTCAAAAGTTTTGGAGTTGGGGCCAGTTTTCTGGTTGTTTACCTTGTCTTTTTCCATTTAGTATTTTATTGTGGTTGAGACCTGTGAGCAGGCTCTAAGATTGGCTTGTGAAATTTCTTGTGAGATACAGGGCTGTTCCAAAACCCATTTCTGAATACACTGGAGAATTTCATGCTGAATATATTGAGGGGAGTATGAAATATAATTCAAGGTTCTGGAAGCTGAGCCCCTCTCAGGGTGGAGAAATAGAAAGTGAGTATTTGAAGGCTGAAAGTAAGTTGTCACCTTTGCTCTCTGGTATTTGCACGCTCCTGAAAACTTAGCTTTGGTTCATAATGTCTTTCCATGTT harbors:
- the VWC2 gene encoding brorin, whose protein sequence is MPSSTAMAIGAFSSSLLVTCCLMVALCSSTVPIQKLAKAQDKQEIKASQEKRDHTSARDSQTGPGKMNEIGRSGREEGSRDWKSKGNRNYSNKESWTKQKQAWNSQGTSSKSGIVQVQEQRDAAPEEPQVAEDSSLPASVASVTPEPPEEYAYPDYRGKGCVDESGFVYAIGEKFAPGPSACPCLCTEEGPLCIQPECPRLHPRCIHVDTTQCCPQCKERKNYCEFRGKTYQTLEEFMVSPCERCRCEGNGEVLCTVSACPQTECVDPVYEPDQCCPICKNGPNCFAETLVIPAGREVKTDECTICHCTYEEGTWRIERQAMCTRHECKQI